A region of Solanum dulcamara chromosome 7, daSolDulc1.2, whole genome shotgun sequence DNA encodes the following proteins:
- the LOC129894790 gene encoding uncharacterized protein LOC129894790, which produces MTRSGRCYAPEGIARIVPNKEVNQKKVVTEAEIEDFWRKIPTKEYSVVEQLKKTPAQISLMSLLMSSETHRSALVKVLSEAYVPANITSENLSAMVGQVLEANKVCFHEEELPSEVIGEIDLPLQIGPEEFVVEFQVLDIPASYNLLLGRPWIHMAGAVPSTLHQNLKFVWNHHEIIVHGEGSNSMYPENSIPVVESMEELDGSVFHTKEIICVHQTERVKLPRVLVMVAWEMLKNGFMPGRGLGVNLGGIVEPIQLSGQKYTFGLGYKPTPEEVSLADLKRKSDISLPHPIPHLNQSFSKAYIIKESEEDAENTLVEGLKNLFIEEAECNMILEDCTEISTIWDVEPGDALNNWTYNPSPFPRKSCEQINESANTENVTCNEMSKQISNTEQSFAEYEEEVQPEELTEDFEHFENKIKPNLDETETYAWSYDDMPGLSTNIVSHKLPTDPSCPPVKQKPRKIKPDLSLKVKEEVSKQIDANVIRVTKYPTWLANIVPVPKKDGKIRVCVDYRDLNKASPKDDFPLPNIHILIDNCAKHELQSFVDCFAGYHQILMDEEDADKTAFITPWGVYCYRVMPFGLKNAGATYMRAMTTIFHDMIHKEIEVYVDDIIIKSQKSSNHLTDLKKFFDRLRRYNLKLNPAKCAFGVPAGKLLGFIVSRKGIELDPSKIKAIQDLPPPKSRKDVMSFLGRLNYISRFIAQSTIICEPIFKLLRKDAGIKWTEDCQQAFDRIKEYLSSPPVLVPPKPGRPLLLYMSVSDNAFGCVLGQHDETGRKEQAIYYLSKKFTPYEARYTLLECTCCALTWVAQKLRHYLCAYTTFLISRMDPLKYIFQKPMPTGKLAKWQILLSEFDIIYVTQKAIKGQALADHLAENPVDEEYEPLKTYFPDEEVLLIGEDILEEYHGWRMFFDAKFKFLCTNNMAEYEACILGLKMAVDMNIQELLVIGDSDLLIHQVQGEWSTKNVKILPYLQCVKEICKKFIKIEFRHIPRAQNEFADALATMSSMIQHPDKNYIDPIKINVQDQPAYCFHVDEEIDGEPWYYDIVRYLKEGDYPEGISNIQKRTLRRLANHFFLSGEILYRRTPDLGLLRCVDSQEASKLIEEIHGGTCGPHMNGFTLAKKIVRAGYFWMTMETDCIRFVRKSWGMDVIGPIEPAASNGHRFILVAIDYFTKWVEASSHKSVTKKVVTDFVRNNIVCRFGIPHSIIIDNGANLNRGLMHEICDKFKIIHRNSTPYRPQMNGAVEAANKNIKRLLVYGTEVVLPMEVEIPSLRIIQEDELSDAKWIQSRYEQLMLIDEKRMNAVCHGQLYQHRMAKAFNKKVRLRQFKPGQLVLKRIFPHQEEAKGKFAPNWHGPYVVHRVLTGGAVILAEMDGKIWPKAINSDAIKKYYVYELLYCFHVIFYVILKNYVPP; this is translated from the exons ATGACAAGATCGGGGCGATGTTATGCCCCTGAAGGTATTGCACGAATCGTACCGAATAAGGAAGTTAACCAAAAGAAAGTTGTGACAGAAGCTGAAATAGAGGATTTTTGGAGGAAAATACCAACAAAAGAATATTCTGTTGTTGAGCAGTTGAAGAAGACTCCCGCCCAAATTTCCTTGATGTCATTATTGATGAGTTCTGAAACTCACAGGAGCGCTTTGGTGAAAGTTCTAAGTGAAGCTTATGTTCCGGCCAATATCACAAGTGAGAATCTTTCAGCCATGGTAGGGCAGGTTTTGGAAGCAAACAAAGTCTGTTTTCACGAAGAGGAATTACCATCTGAAG TCATTGGCGAAATTGATTTGCCACTACAAATTGGACCCGAGGAGTTCGTGGTAGAATTCCAAGTATTGGACATACCTGCTAGTTACAATTTATTGCTTGGGAGGCCTTGGATCCATATGGCTGGTGCGGTCCCTTCTACCCTgcaccaaaatttgaaatttgtttgGAACCACCACGAGATTATTGTTCATGGAGaaggtagtaattccatgtATCCTGAGAATTCAATCCCTGTTGTTGAAAGTATGGAAGAACTGGATGGGTCTGTGTTCCATACTAAAGAGATTATATGTGTTCATCAAACCGAAAGGGTAAAGTTACCACGTGTGCTTGTGATGGTGGCTTGGGAAATGTTGAAGAATGGTTTCATGCCTGGTCGAGGACTTGGAGTGAACTTAGGTGGAATAGTGGAACCAATTCAATTGTCGGGCCAGAAATACACCTTTGGTTTGGGATACAAGCCTACTCCTGAAGAAGTCTCATTGGCCGATCTCAAAAGGAAAAGTGACATTTCATTGCCCCATCCCATTCCGCACTTGAATCAGTCATTTTCCAAGGCATATATTATAAAGGAATCAGAGGAAGACGCTGAAAACACCCTCGTGGAAGGACTCAAAAACTTATTTATAGAAGAAGCGGAATGCAACATGATCTTGGAGGATTGTACCGAGATTTCGACCATATGGGATGTGGAGCCTGGAGATGCTTTGAACAATTGGACTTATAACCCATCCCCGTTTCCTCGAAAATCTTG CGAGCAAATTAATGAATCTGCCAATACCGAGAATGTGACATGTAATGAAATGAGCAAACAAATCTCAAATACTGAGCAATCTTTTGCGGAATATGAAGAAGAGGTGCAACCTGAAGAGTTGACTGAAGATTTTgaacattttgagaataaaataAAGCCAAATTTGGATGAAACTGAGACG TATGCATGGTCTTATGATGATATGCCGGGTCTAAGCACAAACATTGTTTCACATAAGTTGCCAACTGATCCATCTTGTCCCCCAGTCAAGCAAAAGCCAAGGAAGATCAAGCCTGatctgagtttaaaagttaaGGAAGAAGTTTCTAAGCAAATCGACGCCAACGTCATCCGAGTCACAAAGTATCCTACATGGTTAGCTAATATAGTGCCAGTACCAAAGAAAGATGGAAAAATCAGAGTATGTGTAGACTATCGAGACCTCAACAAGGCCAGTCCGAAAGAtgattttccacttccaaacaTTCACATACTTATTGATAATTGTGCAAAGCATGAGTTGCAGTCATTTGTTGATTGCTTTGCAGGCTACCATCAGATTCTAATGGATGAAGAAGACGCTGATAAAACGGCATTCATCACACCTTGGGGAGTGTATTGTTATCGAGTAATGCCTTTCGGACTCAAGAATGCAGGAGCAACATACATGAGAGCTATGACTACCATTTTTCATGACATGATCCATAAGGAGATTGAAGTCTATGTAGATGACATCATTATCAAGTCACAAAAGAGCTCCAATCACCTCACAGATTTGAAGAAGTTCTTTGATAGGTTGAGGCGGTATAATCTGAAATTAAATCCTGCAAAGTGTGCATTTGGTGTCCCTGCTGGAAAGTTGTTGGGTTTCATTGTGAGTAGGAAGGGCATAGAATTGGATCCTTCAAAAATAAAGGCTATTCAAGACTTGCCCCCTCCAAAGAGTCGAAAGGATGTAATGAGTTTTCTTGGTCGACTAAATTACATTAGTCGATTCATTGCACAGTCGACTATAATTTGTGAACCAATCTTCAAGTTGTTGAGGAAAGACGCTGGCATTAAATGGACTGAAGATTGTCAACAAGCTTTTGACAGAATCAAGGAGTACTTGTCTAGTCCGCCCGTCTTGGTGCCTCCAAAACCGGGGAGACCATTGCTACTATATATGTCAGTATCGGACAATGCATTTGGATGTGTGTTAGGACAACATGATGAAACTGGGAGGAAAGAACAGGCTATATACTACTTGAGCAAGAAATTCACGCCTTATGAAGCCCGGTATACTTTATTGGAATGCACTTGTTGTGCCTTGACTTGGGTTGCACAAAAGTTAAGACATTACTTATGCGCGTATACCACTTTTCTCATCTCAAGGATGGATCCACTCAAATACATATTTCAGAAGCCTATGCCAACGGGGAAGTTGGCAAAATGGCAAATTTTACTAAGTGAATTCGATATTATTTATGTCACTCAGAAGGCCATCAAGGGACAGGCGCTTGCTGATCATCTTGCTGAAAACCCTGTGGATGAAGAGTACGAGCCTCTTAAAACTTATTTCCCTGATGAAGAGGTGTTACTTATTGGAGAGGATATTTTAGAAGAATATCATGGGTGGAGGATGTTCTTTGATG CGAAATTCAAGTTTCTATGCACTAACAATATGGCGGAGTATGAAGCTTGTATTCTTGGACTCAAAATGGCTGTTGATATGAATATACAAGAATTGTTGGTTATAGGTGACTCAGACTTATTGATTCACCAGGTACAAGGCGAATGGAGCACCAAGAATGTGAAGATACTCCCCTATTTGCAATGTGTGAAGGAAATATGCAAGAAATTTATCAAGATAGAATTCAGGCATATTCCTAGAGCTCAAAATGAATTCGCAGATGCCTTGGCAACCATGTCTTCTATGATTCAACATCCAGACAAGAATTATATAGATCCAATCAAAATCAATGTGCAGGATCAACCGGCCTATTGTTTCCATGTGGATGAAGAAATAGATGGAGAACCATGGTACTATGATATTGTGAGGTATCTCAAAGAAGGAGATTATCCAGAAGGCATAAGCAATATTCAAAAAAGAACACTGCGGAGGCTTGCAAATCACTTTTTCTTAAGTGGAGAAATCCTTTATAGGAGGACTCCAGATTTAGGTTTATTAAGGTGTGTCGACTCCCAAGAGGCGAGCAAGTTGATTGAAGAAATACATGGGGGTACTTGCGGGCCACACATGAATGGTTTTACTTTGGCAAAGAAGATTGTGCGGGCCGGATATTTCTGGATGACTATGGAAACAGACTGCATTCGCTTTGTGAGGAAAT CCTGGGGCATGGATGTCATCGGTCCTATCGAACCAGCCGCATCAAATGGACACAGGTTCATTTTGGTAGCTATCGATTACTTCACAAAATGGGTAGAAGCATCCTCACATAAGTCTGTGACAAAAAAAGTGGTGACAGATTTTGTTCGCAATAACATAGTTTGTAGATTTGGCATCCCCCATTCGATTATAATAGATAATGGAGCTAACCTCAATAGAGGTTTGATGCATGAGATATGtgataagttcaaaatcattcACCGCAATTCTACTCCTTACCGACCACAGATGAATGGAGCAGTTGAGGCTGCCAACAagaatatcaaaaga CTTTTGGTTTATGGAACAGAAGTAGTATTACCAATGGAAGTTGAGATACCATCCCTGAGGATAATCCAAGAAGATGAGTTGAGTGATGCCAAATGGATACAAAGCCGATATGAACAATTGATGCtcattgatgaaaagagaatgaaTGCAGTTTGTCACGGACAACTTTATCAACATAGGATGGCCAAAGCTTTCAATAAAAAGGTAAGACTGAGACAGTTCAAGCCGGGACAATTGGTGTTAAAACGGATATTCCCGCACCAAGAAGAAGCTAAGGGGAAGTTTGCGCCTAATTGGCATGGGCCTTATGTGGTTCACAGAGTGTTGACTGGAGGAGCGGTGATTCTAGCAGAAATGGACGGAAAGATATGGCCGAAAGCCATCAATTCAGATGCGATTAAGAAATACTATGTCTATGAGCTTTTATATTGTTTTCATGTAATATTTTATGTAATATTGAAGAACTACGTTCCGCCCTGA